TACAAGAGCGTTACTCATGGCGGTTACCTCTTCCACTTCAAGAATATCATCTGCCATAATGGGTGAACCTCCGCAGGCAAGGGTTATATTAGCACAGTCGTTGGCTGTCACGTAGTTTGTTATATTATGTACTAGTGGAACTAGCTTTTGAGTATTACGATGTATCTCCTGTAACATAATTACGATTCCCCTCTTTCTATTTTTCCCCCAGCAGCTCTACTTTTTCTCCGTTTAGGATTCGATTGGTGGTTCTCATGGCACACATCTTACCACACATGGAACAGCTATGACGATCCGAAGGCGGAGCACTTTCAAAATACTCTCTTGCTTTTTTTCCATCCAGAGCTAATGAGAACATCTCCTCCCAATCAATCCGTCTTCTGGCATCGCTCATTTTATTATCGATTTCCCTTGCTCCGGGTATTCCATTTGCGATATCCGCTGCATGTGCTGCTATTTTTGATGCAATAATTCCTTCCTTAACATCGGCCAGATCGGGCAGACGAAGATGTTCTGCCGGTGTGACATAGCATAGAAAATCAGCTCCGTTTGCAGCAGCAATTGCTCCTCCAATAGCAGAGGTAATGTGGTCATAACCAGGTGCGATATCTGTAACCAGCGGTCCAAGGACATAGAACGGAGCACCGTGGCAAATCCTCTTTTGCAATGTCATATTGGCTGCGATTTCATTCATCGCCATATGCCCGGGCCCCTCCACCATAACTTGCACATTCTTATCCCATGCTCGTGTAGTTAGTTGCCCCAGTTCAACCAGCTCTGCAATCTGCCCGGGATCCGTACTATCATGAATACTACCGGGTCTTAATGCATCTCCTAAGCTGATTGTTACATCATATTCATATAAAATATCGAGTACCTCATCATAATATTCATAGAAGGGATTTTCATTTCCCGTCATCTTCATCCATGCAAATATCAACGAACCGCCT
The nucleotide sequence above comes from Variimorphobacter saccharofermentans. Encoded proteins:
- the thiC gene encoding phosphomethylpyrimidine synthase ThiC produces the protein MNYRTQLEAARKGTITKEMQIVANKEGIEAQKLMDKIAAGHIVIPANPLHTSLSPEGIGEGLTTKINVNLGVSGDCADYDNELEKVKLSIDLGAHSIMDLSNYGKTNTFRQLLLQSSPAMVGTVPMYDAIGYLEKDLLDITAKDFLRVIEAHARQGVDFMTIHAGINKRAVECFTNSKRLTNIVSRGGSLIFAWMKMTGNENPFYEYYDEVLDILYEYDVTISLGDALRPGSIHDSTDPGQIAELVELGQLTTRAWDKNVQVMVEGPGHMAMNEIAANMTLQKRICHGAPFYVLGPLVTDIAPGYDHITSAIGGAIAAANGADFLCYVTPAEHLRLPDLADVKEGIIASKIAAHAADIANGIPGAREIDNKMSDARRRIDWEEMFSLALDGKKAREYFESAPPSDRHSCSMCGKMCAMRTTNRILNGEKVELLGEK